TAAAAACAAATGCTCAAAGGCTGTTTTTTCCTGAATGGCTGTCAAATGATCCACATCCTAAACTAAACTTGGGCTGAGCGTTCTTTCTGCAGCTTTAACAGAATCGAAGAATATGTCACAAACTGTGTCAAGCTGTTCTCTTGTAATAATCAGCGGCGGCAAGAAACGGACCACGCTGCCGAAGCGTCCGCCAAGCTCAAGGATAAGACCCCGTTTGAAGCATTCCTGCTGAATAAGCTTTGCGAGCTTCGGATGAGAAGGATAACTTCCTATGGAATCTGCAGATGCTGTTTTATCTACAATTTCAGCGCCAACCATCAGTCCTAATCCACGAACATCTCCAATAGACGATACTTCTTGCTTCATCTGTTTTAAACGTAGCATTAAAAATTCTCCAAGCAGAGCTGCCTGTTCATCAAGCTTTTCCTGCTTAATAAATTTCATTGTTGCTGTTCCGGCTGCAATCGCGATCTGATTTCCGCGGAATGTGCCTGAATGTGCTCCCGGTTCCCATTGATCAAGATCTTTATGATAGACAACAACCGCTAAAGGAAGGGTTCCGCCGATTGCTTTTGAAAGAACAACAACATCAGGATTGATGTCTGCATGTTCAAAGGCAAACATTTTTCCGGTGCGTCCAAATCCTGTCTGCACTTCATCGATGATGAGAGGAATTTGCTGTTCTTTTGTAATATTCCGTACTTGTCTTACCCATTCATCAGGAGCTGGAATGGCTCCTCCCTCACCTTGCACGATTTCCATCATCATGCCTGCGGGTTTCACAATACCGGATTCAGGATCGTTCAGAGTGCGCTCAATAAATGTAGAGCCGATTGCTGCCCCTTCTTCTCCACCAATACCAAATGGGCAGCGGTATGAGTAGGGATAAGGCAGGAAGTGCACGTCTGACATTAAATTGGGTATTTTGCTTTTAGGACCAAGGTTGCCCATCAGACTAAGAGAGCCATTTGTCATGCCGTGATATCCGCCTTGGAAAGAAAGCATGCCTCCTCTGCCGGTTGCTGTTTTCACAAGTTTCATAGCTGCCTCAACAGCATCTGATCCTGATGGTCCGCAAAATTGGATTTTTGCATGTTCAGCAAATTTTTTCGGAAGAGCGTCAAACAGCTCCTCTACAAACTCCTCTTTCATTGGAGTAGTAATATCCAGCGTATGAAGCGGACGCTTGCCTTTTATCACATTTTCCATCGCTTCTATAACAACAGGATGATTATGTCCAAGTGCAAGAGTACCTGCTCCTGCCAAGCAATCTATGTAGGTTTTATTCTCAACATCCTTCACATAAATCCCTTCTGCCTCACTGATCGCAATTGGAATTCTGCGCGGATAAGATCTTGCATTTGATTCTCTCTTGCGCTGGCTGCTTAAATAAAATTCATTTGTTAGCATAAATAATCACCTTTCTTATTTGAAAATAATTATCATTCTCATTTAAAAAAATTAAAAATTTTTTCTCAGCAAAATTTTAAGCTGGTTTGTCAAATCTATCATCGCAAGATCCGCCCTGTTTACTTGTCCAATCATATTTGGAAAGCTGTGTACTAACTGTTCATAGTACAAATATGTGACAGGAACTCCTGAATTTTCAAGTTTTTCAGCATATTGTTTCCCTTCATCTCTTAACGGATCGTATTCAACAGTCACAATCATTGCGGGAGGCAAATCGGCAGAATTTATTGCAAGCAGCGGCGATGCATATGGATTTTTCCCCTGTTCCTGATTGCTTAAATAATGATTCCAAAACCATTCCATTTTCTCTTTCGTCAGATTAAATGAATAGCCCGATTGATAAGATTCCGTGTAAAAATTGTGATTCAATACAGGAGTGAGTAAACACTGCATTGTAAATGCTTGCTTTCCTTGATCCTTCAGCCAATGTACAGCTGCAGCTGCAAGGTTTGCCCCGGAAGATTCTCCCCCAATTGCAAGTTGGGCTGGATCACCATTCCATTTAGATATGTTTTGAGGCGCCCACTCTGAAACGGCAAGAACATCCATAAGCGCCGCAGGAAACGGGTGCTCTGGTGCAAGCCGGTAACCGACGGATACAATCAGACAATTCGCGTGCTTTGCAAGATACCTGCACATAGAATCGGCACTGTCGAGATCTCCAAAAACCCACCCGCCGCCATGCATAAATACCAATACTGGCAGCATTTCCGCTGATGCAGGCTGATAAATCCTTACAGGAATTTGATGATCAGCTGATTCGATTTTTTCGTTGTAAATCATCATGTCATTCATTTCTATCTTTTGAAAGAATGTTCGTGCTTCTTTATAAAAATACCGTGACTGCTCAGCAGATAAGTCGCTTAATGGAGGATGTTTGAGTTCAGCCATTCTAGCACCTATTTTATCCAGCAGCTCTTTCATATCTTCATCAATTGGGAGATGGGTTTTCACATAACGCTCCTGCCTTTTCATTTAATAGATCCTTATCTTCACTTGGAAGCTTAATAAAGTTTACATTCTTGTTTGACATATAATCATTAAAACGAGTCTTTTCACCAATAACGAGTGCCGCTCTTTTATGAGGAAGCAAAATGGTATCCGCAACATATCCGCCAATTTCTTTTAAAATTGGAATGACGATCCTGTTTCTTATATCAGGTTCGCCAATGATTCTGCTTGATCCGTATTTTTTCATAAGAAATGCAGTCATTGCCCTCACAATCATTAAGCCATGCTCTTTATTCAAAAGCTCCCTTGGCCCAATTAATAAATGCATTCCAAGATCACCTGTTTCAGCTTGATAATAGTTCCTTATTGAATCATGCTGGATAGAATACGCAATCAAATAGCCAGCTGGCCTGTCATCTAAAAAACATAGAAAAACCCGTTTGTGCTCTGCTTTAACGGTGCGTTCTAAATAAGCCTTAAACTCTTCTTCACTTACATTCAGCTTCCAGAACGGCGCGATATGCGGCTGATGCATCCAGCTGAATAAAATCTGAAAATCTGTTATTTTGACCTGCCGAAGAGAAATAGTTTGGTTTAACTCTCCGTCTTCTATGATGGCTTCAAATTCATATACGTTTTCTATATGATTCAGCTCCTTACTGTCTTGTCAGTGAGTACACATGAATATTAATTGAAAATGATTATCAATG
The window above is part of the Metabacillus dongyingensis genome. Proteins encoded here:
- a CDS encoding GNAT family N-acetyltransferase, with protein sequence MNHIENVYEFEAIIEDGELNQTISLRQVKITDFQILFSWMHQPHIAPFWKLNVSEEEFKAYLERTVKAEHKRVFLCFLDDRPAGYLIAYSIQHDSIRNYYQAETGDLGMHLLIGPRELLNKEHGLMIVRAMTAFLMKKYGSSRIIGEPDIRNRIVIPILKEIGGYVADTILLPHKRAALVIGEKTRFNDYMSNKNVNFIKLPSEDKDLLNEKAGALCENPSPN
- a CDS encoding aspartate aminotransferase family protein, which gives rise to MLTNEFYLSSQRKRESNARSYPRRIPIAISEAEGIYVKDVENKTYIDCLAGAGTLALGHNHPVVIEAMENVIKGKRPLHTLDITTPMKEEFVEELFDALPKKFAEHAKIQFCGPSGSDAVEAAMKLVKTATGRGGMLSFQGGYHGMTNGSLSLMGNLGPKSKIPNLMSDVHFLPYPYSYRCPFGIGGEEGAAIGSTFIERTLNDPESGIVKPAGMMMEIVQGEGGAIPAPDEWVRQVRNITKEQQIPLIIDEVQTGFGRTGKMFAFEHADINPDVVVLSKAIGGTLPLAVVVYHKDLDQWEPGAHSGTFRGNQIAIAAGTATMKFIKQEKLDEQAALLGEFLMLRLKQMKQEVSSIGDVRGLGLMVGAEIVDKTASADSIGSYPSHPKLAKLIQQECFKRGLILELGGRFGSVVRFLPPLIITREQLDTVCDIFFDSVKAAERTLSPSLV
- a CDS encoding alpha/beta hydrolase, with the protein product MKTHLPIDEDMKELLDKIGARMAELKHPPLSDLSAEQSRYFYKEARTFFQKIEMNDMMIYNEKIESADHQIPVRIYQPASAEMLPVLVFMHGGGWVFGDLDSADSMCRYLAKHANCLIVSVGYRLAPEHPFPAALMDVLAVSEWAPQNISKWNGDPAQLAIGGESSGANLAAAAVHWLKDQGKQAFTMQCLLTPVLNHNFYTESYQSGYSFNLTKEKMEWFWNHYLSNQEQGKNPYASPLLAINSADLPPAMIVTVEYDPLRDEGKQYAEKLENSGVPVTYLYYEQLVHSFPNMIGQVNRADLAMIDLTNQLKILLRKNF